The DNA window cttttcttctcatattTTGGGGAAGTTCCTTACCTGTAGGCGACCTAACACCCATAGATTGATTGCCTAATAATTTGTATTCCCATAGAATCAAATCTGCAACCTTTTCTGAGCTTTACTTTTCTTCCAGATCGAATTTTAGCATCTTTTTATTAGTAGTTAGTCTGCTGAACCCACTGGTTGCTTGTTGGAGTTCATAGGGCCAGGGATTAGCATCATCGACCTGAAGTTTCACCTTGAAAGGAGCCCACACAAGGGAGATTCTTCACCTGAAACGAGACCAGCTTACCGCTGGttcttctcttgttcttatttcttatcgtaggttgaagatgaagacctttttttttaatttgccTTTAAAGCACCCTTGCTGTAGTTACTTGATTACCCTTTCATTTATATTTGtcctcctttttcccttctttatttGCTTCCTAGTCTACCCCAGCTCAATAAATCAAACCCCTTTCATATGATCATATCCCTTCCTCTTTAACTTGGCAAATAACCCCTTGAGGAATCTGGTTATTTACTAGTTTGCCATTCCCTTCTGGTCCTTGGACTTTTGTTGAATTGGGTGGTCCCATGGTGAACACAGATATGGTTTTGCCACCCCTATGGTTCTTTTGATATATTTATAGTTATGCCATTACATTACTCCTCTTGGTTACCAACTTTTATGTGATTTTGCTTTATATGAATATCTAGTCATcagattctaccaaaaaaagaatatctAGTCATCGGATTATCACTAATATTTGCCGTAGACTCTGTTTGCCCGGATACTGCACTTGGTCAAAAGATCTGCTATATTGGATTTGTTTTTCTTGAGTTCCTTGGTAACCTGCTAATTTGGTGGGCTCTCTAGTAATAGTGCAAACCAGCCATTGGATCAACTATTTATTTTGgggattattgttgttgtctGCAAGGAGCATTGGACCAGAATTGGATAGATATCAGGCTCTCTGGTTTtgggttattaatttattaCTATTCTGCCCTGTTTGTGTTCTGTGTTGGAGTTCTTAATCTACTTTGATCTGATCCGTTGCTGCTCTTGATGCTATTGTGGCTGCTCTTGATTTATGGGATTTCTTGTTATTTCACAATGCTGGTTATTACTGCCATATGATGATGAGTTATCATTTGGTGTTCTCCCCTGCATTGTTTGTCCTTGTGTAAtgctacacgtgagggggagattggagtTATCATATGAGATTTGAAGATTGTTATTGTTATCTGTTTGTGTCATCTGCTTTCTCAGTCGTGTTTTAGATAGACTGGCCCATGCACGTTGATACATTTTATTCCACACATCAaaactcccttcttcttcttcttcttctttttttttcttttcttttcttttcttcttcttctttttttttttttttttttttttttttttttttttttttttaagattacTAAATTACTATTACAGTTCAGGTGGATGGATGTAGATGCTATAAACTGCTCTATACATGAGATCCTTAATGCGTTGATAAAGAATAGACCTGGATGAGTGTAATTTGTTAAATAGGCATTGCAGCTTTGAGAAACACAGTCAATCCTCATCTCTTCCTTCCATTTCCTGGTGGTGGTGACAGATGTGAAGGATGTGAAATTTGTGATAAATTATGATTTTCCGGGGTCCCTAGAAGATTATGTGCACCGCATTGGTCGAACAGGCAGAGCTGGGGCAAAGGGAACAGCATATACATTCTTCACTGCTGCAAATGCCAGATTTGCCAAGGAACTTATTAAAATCCTTGAGGAGGCAGGACAGAAAGTCAGTCCTGAACTAGCTGCAATGGGACGTGGAGCGCCACCACCTCCATCAGGttgtcttctcttcctttttatagttatttgaataaaaaagggaaatataTGGTACCGCATCTTGTGTCACTTACACATGCAACCTCTCTATCACTGATGATTTCACCACCAAATCATCTGTATGGAAGCTCTTCAATCAAATAAAACCGGATTCTTTTGAGTTTATAAATCATGCCTTCCCTAAACGTTAATCCTCTCCTTCCTGTGGCATATATGACCTGACCTTTTAGTTCCCATGTGAATTTTGTGCCTGTTTAGGGCATGTATTGATGTTTTGGTGGACTACTTCTAGCTAGTGATGGTTACTTGTTATCTTATAAAATAGTCAACATTgcttttgtttatatatattgaTAGGTAGGTTTCTTTTGTTcgactccctctctctctctttctgattGTAAatgttattgttcttttctgtCTCTGTTTCTGCTCGTCACCATTCAGGTCATGGGGGATTCCGTGACCGTGGGAGAGGTTTTGGTGGCCGCCCATGGAGTTAATTGATTGCGAGGGAAATGGATGGCCAGAGACCTATGAATGGAAAAACAGCTCGATCCCTGCATCTATGCTAGGGCTCTTATTTTGACATTTACTGATTGATTGATGGTTGGACCCTAAAATCTTGGGGTAACTTCTCCCACTTGCAGAACCTGGGAAGTCTTGTTATTGGAGCTTAAATGTCATCATAAGCTGAGCTGTGTGCTTAATGTATGGCACTTTGTAAGATAGAACAAgttaaggaaaaaggaaaagaaaagccaCCTCAATTTCTTCtgtcttctttgtttttcccccttcttaaGTCCTCTTCTGCCTTTTCCTTGTCCTTCACTGATTGAATTGGATTATTAAGCTAATTGATTGTTTACTTTCTTGCAAGGGGTTGTTTAATTGATGGTTGGGCTGCTGCTATGGTTCTACATAACCCTCTTGGGATAGTATGTATATGTTAGTTTACATGCTCTACaggatgaaaaaaatgaaaacggaGCTAGCCTCCTGTGGTGCAGAAAAAACtgcatttttttgttaaatttttaGGCTGTGAAAGCAATCTGTTTTCCGTTGTAGAAGGATTATCATGAttaaaaatgggattttcttgTTGACAACCTGTAAGTGTTAAATAATTTCTGACTACTTTTGAGAAATGTTTAAAGTAGTgatattgaaaaaaagaaaagaaaagaaggatcacaacttttgataataatataataatcattttaaaattatattaaacTTTTATTactttaatttcaaattaaataaattttcgGAATTAAGACAAATGAGCAATCAAAAGAAGCTTCTGAATTCTAAATGCTGCTATAGAGGCATGAATAGCTTCGTCCAAGTTAACTGTggtcatatattttttttttaaagatttttctTCATATCCATTGTGACTTGGTTTTCGCCTAGAGAGGCTTACTAAAATTCCCTTTCAAGGGCTAGATACTAGATAGAGTACTATTGACTGATCTGTATCCTTTGAGCACAGCTATAAATTTCATTTCATGCAACTGGATGATGATAAAATATAGAGAAAAGTACTAATAAGATCATATCGTGGGATGTATTTGTTGAATGCGAGCCATATTCACTTTCAATTTGGAGTTGGAAGATAAGGGGACTGTAATAGTTTAAGGAGGTAGTTTGTTTAGGGATGTCCTTCTAGCTCACTGGTAGCTCAAAGAAGGTTATTGGTTTGACCCTTTCATCTACCTCTTCTCAAAAAATAGTGAAAGTAGGTTAGTAGTTAGTAATAAGTGTGGTTAAATAGCATATTTTTTTGCCTTTATTGGTTACCTCTCTAGCCCTTTATGGGTCCCTCTTTGATACCAATGTGggtcaagaaaaataaaaatagttagtcttttttttctttggaaaaatAGTTTTATCATTAAGATGTTGGGATCTAAACAGAcctaattaaaagaaaattcccATTTTCCAGTTCCAGGTCCGATTACTGTtcaaaagcaaaagaagaaattgGATTGGTCTAAAATGGCagaatttattttattgaaataaaCTAACAAAATTGAGAAACTGACTTTTCATGTTGTCTTATTGGAGGTCTTCCTTTTGATGAACCAAATATTTTACAGAttcttataaaaaagaaaaaaaaagaaaaaaaactagtGGTTTCTTTATAATATTATACATAATTGCCACCGATGTTTGACACCAATTCCATTctatggatatttttttttcctcaaccatgcttaaatttcttttctaattatgttcctaccaaaaaacaaaagaaagaaagatttctACTGTTGTGGGGGAATCATCTACTAATGATAAATACAATCCATTTCCAACTAAGCCCATATTTGAGGGGAAGGATGATAACATTCACACGAATTGGTGAACTTTGCAGGTTTGGGAACCATCTCCTAATGAAAATACAATCCATTTTTAATTGAGCCCGACATTTGAGAGGAAGGATGATAACATTCATAGGTATTGGTGAACTTTGCAAATTCACAAATTGATTGACATTCAGGTGTGTTTATGTTTAAATAGTTCTTCATTCATCTATTCATCTCGTTAATcaaattttaatagaaaatgaaTACTATATGAGTTAAAAGTgtcccaaaaatgaaaaaaaaaaaattacaaacatgtGAATAACCTAATAAAGGTTTATGATATTTCTGTAATTTGCCCCAGGGAAAGAGAATGGACATTATCTCTCTTATTTTGACTTTCGTCTTATCATTGGTGTGACCAGCCGACCATGTCGTAGCCACGTGGGGAACAGGGAACCCTCCCATTTTCGCACAATTATACGGGATAAAGATATACCAATTTCCACTTGGATCTATATGATGCAGGTGGACCCTAACATTTCCCTATTATTATTGGTTTAAAATAAGTAAACGAAGTAATAAACAAGTAAatgtagaagaaagaaaaggatcaGGGAATAAAGAAGTCATCCAGCGGAAGAAGAGAACAATGAGTGACGATGGTCCAAAACTAAAGGTACTATTCATATGAATCTGACCCACCAACGATCTACAAGgaaataattatctctctctaatCTCTTCTATGATTTCTTGATTACTTGAGTTCGTATTTTTCTGATTATCTTTTGCAGCACAGCTGAAACAATTCAACAAAGCCAAAGATTTCTCATCTCACCCATCAATGGATACTCCCGcagctcctcctcctcctcctcctcctcctcctgagCCTCCGAAGGTGCCCTATGCCAGACGCTACAAGTTCTTGTGGCCACTTCTCTTAACTGTAAATCTTGGTGTGGGAGGTCAGTCAGTTTGTCTTTTTAACCTCAATGATGCTCCTTGTGTTTTCATGGCATGACTCAACTGTTAGAAATTTCCTAAGTAGTCCAGTTGCTTTCTTATTAGCACAGACATAcacttagattttatttttgattcaagGATCTTATCAAAGATTGTCTTCCAATGATGGGTTATGGGGCTTAAGGCTATATGAAGTTGGTCTCTATCCTAACAATCAAGGTCCCATCACTTTTGCAATCAGGGTTGCGTAAGGTAGAAGTTCCAGTTCCAATCCAGAGCTTGGCTTGTCGGCATTTATCTCCATATGCATTGTATTTAGTTTATTATGACTATCTGTGTTTAATCTATGTATTAATCTTGGGATTTAGGATCTAACATTCACAGCCCATAATGAACCTGGCGAAACCCTAGGTTTCCCTATCTCAATATTTAGGCAGTTTAGTGTAGTATGGAAAAGTCATCTGGGTTATCATCATGACATCTCAATAACtctattattaaaagaaaaaaaaaaggatggaaaTGATTCCATATTTTCACTCATATGCTTTGTCATCCCAGAATGAAAGGTGCAACAGGAGCTGCCTAGTTGTTAGCATCACAACTTTATCTTTACATCAAATCCTGAAATACCCATTGAGTGTACCCACTACCCAATAATTGTTTTACCTTCCCACTTGCATTCAGTGAAATGATCTTAATCAGGTCTGCTGATACTTGGAGCCTTGGCTGTGATATCTGACATTTTTCCCCATGTTTTTCTTCGGTCAAATGgagtatttttttgttttgggggaGATTGGCTTCATCTCAGTTTCATTATGGGGCTTCATTCAATTCTTGTGCAATTTCTATTTGGTCTTTAGATTGGCGATTGGGTTCATTAAGTGACTAGATTTCACTCAGCATCAATTCACTCTGTTAGTGACATTGATTCGAGTTTAGGAGGTCAACTACTATTTTGATGTgtaggtgaacttgttctttgcaataatttttttttttttgtttagttcATTGTTCCTATCCTTGATTTAGATAGGTACTGATCCTTAATTATGGCAAGTAGTCTGAAGACTTGATTCTCGTGGTTTGCTTCACTTTGTGAATCAAGAATAAGTTCGAGTGAGTCAGTTGATTTGGGGTGCTGTGAATCTGCAACAATGCTTGAGACTGGTCATACATTTCTCTCCATTCCTTCACAAAATATGAGTGGTTCCATTATCTAAAAATCTGGTCATATCAGGTCATGCTGCAAACCTTAATTTCAGTTGCACTTAGGATAGAGGAATATATTTGTTCACAAATGTTTGAGCTCATTGGGagtatgcataatacatgtagGACCAGAGATCACAGAGATGGCAATGCTTTGAATTTGTAATTAGCTTAAGTTAATTACAACTTTCACCGTTGGGATATTTGTATCAAGTCCATGCTATCTATCCCATCAATATGTGAGACATTATATGCTTCATTGACCACCTTGTATAAGTAATGGCAAGGAGAGTTCCTCCCAATGCCCAGGTTCATGGGTTGGTCGAGTTTAATTCaccaaattttggtttttcttgaagatATAGCTGTTGTTTTTTGTCACAAAGAGATGTTGAAGACAAACCTACTGTTGAGGTTGAAGATTTGAGAACTGTTCTTCTGATAATTATGACTTCGTTAAGAAGGTGAGAAGAAAATTTGATGTCCACTTTTGTTTTAGTTGTGTTTGTGATTGGGTTTTATAATGTTTTCGTTGGTGTTGGTCATAAACACTGATCGGATATGCATCTAGGTTCTCTTTGGTAGTAGAttgtcatttttgttttctatcTATATACTTTTGAAGCTTTCAACTTAGGAGTTTGAATGTATTGAATGGTTTAATATATCTTCAGTTCTTATTTTGTAATgcaattttatatttattgaGATAAATGCAACTTTTGTAGCTTATCTATTTATGAGGACAAAAAAGAAGGATATGGTAATAGACAATGACAAAGCTGTAGTCGATGTCCCGTCTACTCCAACTGAAAGTAAAACTACAGTTACCGAAATATCATCACCCACTCCAGTGAAAGTAGAGCCACCAAAGGTGCGCCCACCTATCCCGCAGGACCAGCAGCGTGAACTGTTCAAGTGGATattagaagagaaaaggaaaatcaagCCCAAGGataaggaggagaagaaacggATTGATGAAGAGAAGGCCATTCTCAAACAATTTATTCGATCAAAGTCCATCCCAAGTCTCTAAGTCAGAAACTTGCATTCTGGTTTGAAAATTTAAGGATTTAtcagatttgattttctttatcttttgtttGTTCTAGcctgattcttgatttttatttcttgtgtaGTATCAACCATCAAATGCTTCACCCTCTTTATCAACAAGTTTGTATTTTGGATGAAATCCTATAGAatgcttaaatttttttctgTACTTGAAAATTTGTATTCCTGTCTTCTTGTCATTGGTGAAACATGGAAAGAACCATGGAGCCTTGGTGTAGATGGCCTATGAATGAGGTGAATCTAAGATACTCTTGAACAGACTCAGTTTATTCAAGATCAATTCATTTGACCATTGAAATAAATGTACCATGCATTTCAAACATACTCAGTATGGAACTCATTAAGCTTATTGCTGATCGCGACTTCCTGTTAATGTGGGCTTTTGGCACATTTGTCCTCATTAccagagaaagaaaaagcagGTCTTTATTGAACTCTCTCATGCCTTGTTCATTTTGTATTTCTGGTCATCAAGCATGATGACATAGGTATGATGGAGGCAACTATCAAGAGCCTCCATGCTATTCATTATTTGTGCTTTATCTCATTTATTTATCTGTTCTTTGCATATAATTATTTTGGTGATAAGGGTTATGCCATCTTGAGGAGCTCAGATGATGGGGTTCCAGCTTCTTTAGGGTTCTATATTCAAGCACTTGTCTTACATAtttcaatttctctttcttcttcttcttcctcttctgcttCTTCCCCTTAGAATTCTAAAAAGATTATGCATGCTGTTGGATCTTTGTGACCACTGAGAACTGGGTGTTACGATCTGAGTACTAATaatatgaaattttctttgggGATTTGTGGTCCTAATGTAAAATTTTCTTAGGTGGTTTCTAGGGACTTCTGGGTCCTAGTGTGAAATTTCTTAGCTAGTTTCAGGGGATTCGCAGGTCCTAGTGTGGAATTATCTCAGATAAATGTAGATAGCAATTTTGAGATAGTGGCAACTGGTACAATATCAAAATGTTTAGGAAACCAATAATAGTCTACTgggtacacttgcccctcccagaccctgtagtagcaggagcctcgtgcactgggttgctcttttctACAATCTAATTTAAATTACCTTGGTAATTATTTGACCAGTATAATATATGAAATTGTCACTCTTCCTCATGTGGATGGGAGAGTGGAAGATTTGACTGCTGTCATTGCAATTTATCTTTCTAGGTACTGGCTTGGGACCATTTTGTCATGGTTTGCAGAGAAAGACTATTGATTTtttgttggtatttgaaattAATTCCTGTATTCAGAAAGTACTTCATATTTCACAATCTCTACAATCATATTAAGAGAGACTACTTTTCAAGAATAAAGAGGATTCACTTTTCAGAGTCCAAAAGGTTGGATTCATCTTTATAATTAGTTGTCTCATGAGGTGGATGGATTATGGATAGAGATGGAGAACTCAAATCTACCAAAGCAGCAGCTCCGTTTCCTTTCTAtccccttctctctcccttttgtgGCATGCATATTTAGAGCTGTGGGGATGAGAGTGGACCCTGATTCATTACAATTTGTGGTCCTTTGTTTGTTTCAGTTAAGATAGAAAGAAGGAcatgtgtttgatatgcattcttgAAATAGATTTTGAGTATAGAACCATTGATCTAAAgcgagaaaatagagaagaattggTTTCATATAATGCATTATCAACGCAAAATCTATTTcaagaatgcatatcaaacacagcctaagttaAAGTAAATCAcattatttataaaaatttatatGCCCAATCTTGTGTCATATTTAGTGCCACTtattgaaattttcataaaaaaggTTTGATTGAATGAATCGCATTTGATattcatattaaaaaattaaaacgaagtctagaaatagcagaaacagtTTTATATGTTTCTgtgctaagaaatgattttttgaattgcaaaaaggtgtttgatttttctattttctgaaaCGTTTTCGATAGTGTAGTCAAGTTCAAGACACGAGTGAAAGCATGATGTCGTAGGTATGCAGCTCACAAGTGAAGGCGTGACGTTAGAGTTGCAAGAATGCTttgtggagatgagcttcagaaggatgaaggcagtcCAGAACTATAAGCTTAGTACAACCACGTTGGAGTTGTTGCTTctggatagcgagaagtttccACAATTGGTTGGGGTAGGTTGAGTGAAGTAttgggtttt is part of the Macadamia integrifolia cultivar HAES 741 chromosome 9, SCU_Mint_v3, whole genome shotgun sequence genome and encodes:
- the LOC122088556 gene encoding uncharacterized protein LOC122088556, with translation MDTPAAPPPPPPPPPEPPKVPYARRYKFLWPLLLTVNLGVGAYLFMRTKKKDMVIDNDKAVVDVPSTPTESKTTVTEISSPTPVKVEPPKVRPPIPQDQQRELFKWILEEKRKIKPKDKEEKKRIDEEKAILKQFIRSKSIPSL